One genomic segment of Arachis duranensis cultivar V14167 chromosome 4, aradu.V14167.gnm2.J7QH, whole genome shotgun sequence includes these proteins:
- the LOC107485669 gene encoding uncharacterized protein LOC107485669 isoform X3 has translation MALTLLLFVLKSVLSTVFFALITLSVALALASIYSNESGAGKDYIECRACTCIHLLKREWCRKRFTSQSYNWGFEDYSGNSKSTMEQHVWRLKPVHL, from the exons ATGGCTTTGACTCTCTTGCTTTTTGTGCTCAAGTCAGTCCTCTCTACGGTGTTCTTTGCTTTG ATAACATTGAGTGTCGCGCTTGCACTAGCATCCATCTACTCAAACGAGAGTGGTGCAGGAAAAG ATTACATTGAATGTCGCGCGTGCACTTGCATTCATCTACTCAAACGAGAGTGGTGCAGGAAAAG GTTTACCTCTCAATCTTATAATTGGGGTTTCGAAG ATTATAGTGGCAACAGTAAGTCTACTATGGAACAACATGTTTGGAGGTTGAAACCTGTCCACCTTTGA
- the LOC107485669 gene encoding sucrose transport protein SUC1 isoform X2 — translation MLLKIFWTMKGLKKPMLRLMAVVTFNWVALFGFFWYISDWMGSEVYGGEDKKLYSVAIPLYTIGYWYGVQCLMLTWAVTGLMSLAVEPIGRAGNFILASGLAMTLYISKLAKDERLERNDLTFTRDPSNDIRDWVLRFFGILDIPLAITLSVALALASIYSNESGAGKGLPLNLIIGVSKIIVATVSLLWNNMFGG, via the exons ATGCTTCTGAAAATATTTTGGACCATGAAAGGGCTGAAGAAACCGATGTTACGGCTGATGGCGGTTGTGACATTCAACTGGGTGGCATTGTTCGGGTTCTTCTGGTACATCTCTGATTGGATGGGGAGCGAGGTGTACGGTGGGGAGGATAAAAAGCTTTACTCTGTTGCAATACCATTATATACCATAGGCTACTGGTATGGAGTTCAGTGTCTTATGCTAACTTGGGCGGTTACGGGTCTTATGTCCTTGGCTGTGGAGCCCATTGGGCGAGCTGGAAATTTTATTCTTGCTAGTGGCTTGGCAATGACGCTTTACATCAGCAAGCTAGCTAAGGACGAGCGGCTCGAGCGCAATGATTTAACCTTTACTCGTGATCCCTCCAACGACATTCGGGATTGGGTCTTGCGTTTTTTCGGCATTCTCGACATTCCCCTTGCA ATAACATTGAGTGTCGCGCTTGCACTAGCATCCATCTACTCAAACGAGAGTGGTGCAGGAAAAG GTTTACCTCTCAATCTTATAATTGGGGTTTCGAAG ATTATAGTGGCAACAGTAAGTCTACTATGGAACAACATGTTTGGAGGTTGA
- the LOC107485669 gene encoding sucrose transport protein SUC1 isoform X1, with translation MLLKIFWTMKGLKKPMLRLMAVVTFNWVALFGFFWYISDWMGSEVYGGEDKKLYSVAIPLYTIGYWYGVQCLMLTWAVTGLMSLAVEPIGRAGNFILASGLAMTLYISKLAKDERLERNDLTFTRDPSNDIRDWVLRFFGILDIPLAITLSVALALASIYSNESGAGKDYIECRACTCIHLLKREWCRKRFTSQSYNWGFEDYSGNSKSTMEQHVWRLKPVHL, from the exons ATGCTTCTGAAAATATTTTGGACCATGAAAGGGCTGAAGAAACCGATGTTACGGCTGATGGCGGTTGTGACATTCAACTGGGTGGCATTGTTCGGGTTCTTCTGGTACATCTCTGATTGGATGGGGAGCGAGGTGTACGGTGGGGAGGATAAAAAGCTTTACTCTGTTGCAATACCATTATATACCATAGGCTACTGGTATGGAGTTCAGTGTCTTATGCTAACTTGGGCGGTTACGGGTCTTATGTCCTTGGCTGTGGAGCCCATTGGGCGAGCTGGAAATTTTATTCTTGCTAGTGGCTTGGCAATGACGCTTTACATCAGCAAGCTAGCTAAGGACGAGCGGCTCGAGCGCAATGATTTAACCTTTACTCGTGATCCCTCCAACGACATTCGGGATTGGGTCTTGCGTTTTTTCGGCATTCTCGACATTCCCCTTGCA ATAACATTGAGTGTCGCGCTTGCACTAGCATCCATCTACTCAAACGAGAGTGGTGCAGGAAAAG ATTACATTGAATGTCGCGCGTGCACTTGCATTCATCTACTCAAACGAGAGTGGTGCAGGAAAAG GTTTACCTCTCAATCTTATAATTGGGGTTTCGAAG ATTATAGTGGCAACAGTAAGTCTACTATGGAACAACATGTTTGGAGGTTGAAACCTGTCCACCTTTGA